The proteins below are encoded in one region of Saccopteryx leptura isolate mSacLep1 chromosome 1, mSacLep1_pri_phased_curated, whole genome shotgun sequence:
- the ASCL4 gene encoding achaete-scute homolog 4 — protein MMEKRKPAGLLTLPCHLHPVPLSLPGTLSRFPVMDPFRVSLHLDAACCAPRRPYLPLPLDGAFEPAFLRKRNERERQRVRCVNEGYARLRDHLPRELAGRRLSKVETLRAAIRYIGHLQELLERHARAQEGLAGPQRRPDCNSDGESKASSAPSPCSEPEEGGS, from the coding sequence ATGATGGAGAAACGCAAACCAGCCGGACTGCTGACCTTGCCGTGCCACCTCCACCCGGTGCCCTTGAGCCTGCCAGGGACCCTGTCCCGCTTCCCTGTGATGGACCCCTTCAGGGTCTCCTTGCATCTGGATGCCGCGTGCTGCGCCCCGAGACGGCCCTACTTGCCCCTGCCGCTGGACGGCGCCTTCGAGCCCGCCTTCCTCCGCAAGCGCAACGAGCGCGAGCGGCAGCGGGTGCGCTGTGTGAATGAGGGGTATGCGCGCCTCCGAGACCACCTGCCCCGGGAGCTGGCAGGGAGGCGCCTCAGCAAGGTGGAGACTCTGCGCGCCGCCATCCGCTACATCGGGCACCTCCAGGAGCTGCTGGAGCGCCACGCGCGGGCGCAGGAGGGCCTGGCCGGCCCCCAGCGCAGGCCCGATTGCAACAGCGACGGCGAGTCCAAGGCCTCGTCGGCGCCTTCGCCGTGCAGCGAGCCCGAGGAAGGGGGCAGCTAG